In Nicotiana tabacum cultivar K326 chromosome 10, ASM71507v2, whole genome shotgun sequence, the DNA window GTTGCCAAGTCATATTTTAGTTGAAGCCAATTTGTATTTTAGTTGAAGATTTAATCAATTTATTAGATGTTAGTTAAGGTCACGTGCCGCATATGACTTCTGGTACAACTGTGAGGGAGTTAGTTATAATTAACTTCCAGATTCCTTTTCTCTTTCGAATTGCTCGTGTATACATAACAATGGATTTAGTTGTACAATTAATTCAAACATTTTAATTACTAAGAATCCCTCTTATCTCTCTCAGctcttcttttattcttcttctccATCAAACTCAACTGTTTAGGAGCAACTCTGCACATTTGCTTCTTAGGTTTTGCTTATTCTCCTTCTAATTATGTATAATGCGTATCATTGATATCAGAGCAGTGCTCCTCCGACCTGTTACCATGGGTGATCACTGTAAGTTATTTTCCTACGTGTATGTGACCCAGTAGGTTAAggcccataattaatatttaattaattattaaatctcATCCGTCCGATTGGTCACTTGATGGACGTACCAGATTAAGTGAGAATCTCTATAAATTGGTCATCTCCCCACCCATTAGGGTTACCGTATTTTTTTATTCTCTCTTCCATCACTAAAGTCGGTCCTAACGTAAAGTTAGGGTAAGAGGCGAGAAACCAATTACCGATTAATGCTTCCGCTTCAAGATAATGGATTccgcttcaggtatgttttctgTAACGATTTTGtgtaagattatcatgttcaagattTTGGTGTAAATTAAAGTTTATGCTTAcatgtggtatcagagcatggATATTTGAACTGATAATCTTCGATTGAAGAGATTAATTTTAAAACTTACGGAAAGAAAAAATCTGACCGAATGAATGTAGTAAAAGTATTTTCCTTCTCTGTATGTTTTAAGAGTTAATGAGGTCTCAGACCGTGACCTTGTAATCAAAAATATTTGAGGGAATCTTTAGTTTAATGAGTTCTGCCTCTCATCCTCTAATACCAAGACGAACCATTAATTTATGTACATATTGAATGGTTAAATAGAAAGAGTAATATAGCTTTGTGGGTTGATGATTATGAATATATGCTTCTGTCTGCAATTTATTAATACAATTCTATTTTCCCGTGTTCAACCACAATGATTATATGTGTCAGAATAGTATATCatgatataaatatttattggaaTAAATAGCAGTTATATTAAATAATGAAGAATCTACATATTAGTTTGATGATTGAAAAAGCGGCACTGCACGATAATGAATTTGCAGTGCCGTATAGGGATTATGTTGTTACTAAGTTATCCCATTATGTCCCTATTTTATAATTGTGGTCATGAAATTATGTTTGTTTCTTTAGGCTACTATTTTAAAATTAGGGCCATTGATTATTTATATATGTGCTTAAAAttatatagtttgttagtcaccAAATTGATCAAACTAGATTGTTTAAAGTATTCACATGCATAAAATCTTCAGATATTTGTTTTATGTGTGCATTTACACTACTAGAATTCggccaaaaagcgaccaaatatTGGCGACCAAATTTGGTTTGttaagaaaagcgaccaaagttggtcgccaaactaccgaaaataataaaaaaaatatttgaaataatttagcgaccatagttggtcgctaTTTGGACGCAAATTTTGTCAAACGGTTgactggactggtcagacttgcttggtcaaagataCACTGAGtttagcgaccaatgttggtcgcaaaagtgggacccacacaattttttttaataattttattattattttataaaacttataaaatataaatatatataatttaaaacttgcgaccaaagttggtcgctaactgAAGGATAAGaagatagcgaccaactttggtcgctaaagtgggacccagttataatattttaataaatatatatttatgtaaaaaatttataaaatataaataaatataattcaaaatttagcgaccaaagttggtcgccaatgtgggacccagttctaacgtttaacaatttttattattaatttaaatattatataaaatataaataaatctgattaaattttagtgaccaaatttggtctctaatttaaattcatgtacatttagtgaccaactttggtcgctaaattaaattcatttaaagttagcgaccaaagttggtctctatatggtcaaatttaaaaatcacttttgtgtttactatgtaaataatataaatgtaagtcgttaataattttgtaatacaagggatgaatagtactacgaagcgggcgtgtgtgtctatatatacaatatatgtacttatgctatactatgcactaagtataagtgtatgaggtaataccgtatcgaatatagcttatatatatatatatatatatatatatatatatatatatatatatatatatatatatatatatatatatatatatatatatatatatatataatatatgtacttacgctatactatacactaagtataagtgtatgaggtaataccgtatcgaatacagcttatatatatataatatatatacttacgctatactatgcactaactataagtgtattaggtaataccgtatcgaatacaacttatatatatataatatatatacttacgctatactatgcactaagtataagtgtatgaggtaataccgtatcgaatacagcttatatatatatatataatatgtacttacgctatactatgcactaactataagtgtactaggtaataccgtatcgaatacagcttatatatatatatataatatatgtacttacgctataatatgcactaagtataagtgtatgaggtaataccgtatcgaatacagcttatatatataatatatgtacttacgctatactatgcactaagtataagtgtatgaggtaataccgtatcgaatatagcttatatatatatatatatatatatatatatatatgtacttacgctataatatgcactaagtataagtgtatgaggtaataccgtatcgaatacagcttatatatataatatatgtacttacgctatactatgcactaagtataagtgtatgaggtaataccgtatcgaatatagcttatatatatataatatatgtacttacgctatactatgcactaagtataagtgtatgaggtaataccgtatcgaatatagcttatatatatatatatatatatatatatacatacgctatactatgcactaactataagtgtattaggtaatagcgtatcgaatacagcttatatatatatatatatatatatatatatatatatatatatatatatattcttttttgaaatagcgaccaactttggtcgtatatatttgttttttgaaatagcgaccaactttggtcgctattttggtcaaacggtcagaatatagcgaccaaagttggtcgctatttctaaaaattcaaaactgTTTTAcccaccaaaatagcgaccaacgttggtcgctattttaatTACATAACTCTCAAAACCGGGATCCCCTCCCATTCTTTctaaaaaattcccaaaatccctcttttctctctcacactcaaaccccACCCCCCTTCCAACTCCCACCACCAGGCCCCACCCACGCCACCAACGACCACCGCTCAGCTGCCGCCGTCGCCTCTGCCGCTGTTGCgtctctccttctccacctcctaaaaattcaaGGTTAGAATTACAAACCTAGGGTTTCAATTAGTGTTTCAATTGTTTATTGTTTCAACCTAGaattagtgtttcaattgattatttaacattgtattttatagaaacctagggtttagattgtatttatcattatttaacattttatagaaatctagggtttagggtatgggttgaatatTTAGGCTAGGCTTTATTGAGTATTTCTCCTTCAATATTTTAGTAAGCAATAGATACTAATTTAACGTCAAAGACTTGATTCATAGGTAGATATATATTAgggtataaattgaacttttagtttaatcTTGATTAGTTTATAGGTAGATATTTAATATAGACACATGATAGTATatttggattttctcttaaagtTCAAGACAATGTTAATGTTTAAGGCCTTAAGCGAATCATTGCGTGACTCTTGTTTGAGTACAACGAGTCGCccattttaggatataaattaaacttttagtttaagtttaaactcgtaggatacaAATATAACTtatagtttttaggttttgttcttgtgaattgaacttgtaagatataaattgaaccttttaggatacgagttgaatttttaggatatgaattgaaccttttaggtatgagttgaacctttaggatataaattgaacttaaactcgtaggatatgaatataacttttaggatataaattgaagcttttatgtatgagttgaaccgttaggatatgacttgaacttttgtggatataaattgaaccttttaggatatgagttgaatttttaggatatgaattgaaccttttaggtatgagttgaagcttttaggatataaattgaacttttagtttaagtttaaactcgtaggatatgaatataacttttaggatataaattgaagcttttatgtatgagttgaacctttaggatatgacttgaacttttgtggatataaattgaaccttttaggatatgagttgaatttttaggatatgaattgaaccttttaggtatgagttaaagcttttaggatataaattaaacttttagtttaagtttaaactcgtaggatatgaatataacttttaggatataaattgaagcttttatgtatgagttgaacctttaggatatgacttgaacttttgtggatatgaattgaagatTTTAtgtatgaattgaacctttaggatataaattaaaccttttaggtatgagttgaacctttaggatatgaattgaaattttggtttatgttttggaattttagattgcgggaggattttgtagaagaggttgatgacgttattagacatgcaatggaacttccaccaagaataactaagaTAAAGTACCTGGCAGAATGTGCCTTTAATTGTTATTCTCATtatagcgacaatgatgatgagaaggcaatgacatgtgtttcaaatagtgattgtgtaggtaggaatttagtatttcctaagtagataaaagaagagcttatagaggaattctgtacttcattttccataaggaaaagaagtttgattgagagtgacaaggttgatgaagACGGATGGTTTTCCGTTGGTCGTTGCAGTTCCCATAAaatggggatcataagactctatgatgacagagattataggaagttttgtaCTCAACTTTCTTTCgagtctgatccgtacaagcttaatgtgaTATTGGTTCAGATTCAGATAATGATTTGActgacaaaagtatggaaatgctcttaaaaagaattaaaggtaaaatatttttcagcttccTTCTCGACCAAGAAAAacgttttacctttaattctttttaagtgcatttccatacttttgtcggtcaaattATTGTCTGAATCTGAAGAAATATCATCCAATAtcacattaagcttgtacggatcagacttggaagaaagttgagcacaaaacttcctataatctttgTCATCATAAAGTCTTATGATCCACGTTTTATGGGAACTGCAACGACCAACGGAAAACCATCCGTcttcatcaaccttgtcactctcaatcaaacttcttttcctcatagaaaatgaagtacagaattcctctataacctcttttatctacttaggaaatgctaaatcctacctacaccatcactttTTTGAAACACATGTCGTTGTCTTCTTATTATCATTGTAGCTAATGAGATaaacaattgatcaaagacacactCCGTCATGTACCgtatccaagttattctctgTATCAAAGTTCATCtcgagtaatagtaccacgaggataatcaccaaagccaccagacaactttatgatgccaatgaagcaagatgagctattcaatgaaactcgtattgtaaagaagaagaaagagactgattcagaaaggagggtcgagcctcgactacatacatgtaagttttttactattcattaaatattttgatttgcttttatataaattttgaaatactaattcaatataatttttcatataggtTCAATTCGCTTCACATCTGACGtgggggaattcatacgcagtcaaccACCTAATGAACCGAGCGAGGCAATCCAACTTGCAGACGAGGATGATGAAAGAACACTCCTTCAGTACTTTATATACTATTGTGTTAGTTCTATTGTGTTAGAACTAATTTACATTGTGTTAGTTCTATTGTGTTAGAACTAATTTACATACCAATTTACTATTGTGTTAGTTCTCTTTAgttcgaatgggcttgtaataagcgttaacttagttttgttagcttaatgtgttagttctattgaactttattctttgttgcttttaattgctttttattgttgttgttgttggcataaaatgTCTATTTAGGAAATTGGTATAGCTCGCAAGTGGTGTAGCTGCaaaaacaggcagtttctgccaaaataatacacagaaaagcgaccaaagttggtctctatttggtcgcttttcatgttaaaaaaaataattttctggagaaTAGCGACCGACTTTGGTCGCTATTTACCCAGATTTCTACAAAAAGCAACCAAACTTGGTCGctatttcattaaaaaaataaaatttctggagatatagcgaccaaagttggtcgctaatatttaaaaaataaattaaatccaTGTATTTAGGGACCTAAGTTGGTCGCTAgtttccagattttaaaatataatatttggtttagagaccaaagttggtcgctttttagtgattaataataaataaataaataatgtattttttatttagagaccaactttggtcgccaaatttatattattaaattaataaagcgaccaaagttggtctctatagtCAATATCCGGAAAAATGGGTCCATTTAGCTTAGAGACCATCAATATAGCTACCAGGCACTTTTGGTCGCATTTTGGTCGCTATTTagccaaaaagcgaccaaagttggttgcttTTTGCGGTATCTTTTTCCCAGAATTCTAGTAGTGTTATGATTATATAGTCTGTTAGTCACCAAAGTGTCCAAACTAGTATGCTCATGaaaaatatgcatacataaaattataatttatccatgaaattaatgaaataccaataattaaaaattagtggataaattaatttttactaTTGCTAGAACTTAAGGATTTACCCAAAGGTGAATCAATTATTCTATGAATAGTGATTATAATGAGGTAAAATTAATATTCTTTAGTCAAATATATATTGTTTGTCCAAAGATGGCATATatatttggttaaaaatatttaattacctaTTAAAGACTAAATGACACTTAAATTATGATAGTGTGTCGTAGTATTTACCCAAAGGAGAATTGCGATATGCTTTAACTGTTTTATTGAATCCATATTGATTTGTGAGCATGTATTATCTATTTTGCAGCTATTCCTTTTCATTCGCTTTCTTCGTCTGCACTGTGTTCAACGGATTGAACTTCTCTAAATGGCGTGAATAAGTCCAGTTTCACTTAGGTGTGATGGATCTTAACTTGGCCCTGCTGAATGATAAGCCCACTACCATTACTGTTTCGAGCAGGGCAGATGAGAAGTCTTTCTATAAAGCATGGGAACGCTCTAACAGGCTAAGCCTTATGTTTATGCGAATGAATATTGCCAACAACATTAAGAGTATTATTCCACAAACAGAAAGCGCCAGGGAATACCTGAAGTTTGTGGAAAAACGTTTTCGTTCTGCAGATAAGTCTCTCGTTGGTACACTAATGGCTGAACTCACGACCATGAAGCTTGATAGGTCGCGTAGCATGCAAAATCATATCATCGAGATGACTAACATTGCAGCAAGACTTCAGTCCTTGGGGATGAAAGTGGATGATTCCTTCTTGGTTCAGTTTATTCTGAACTCGTTGCCTCCTGAGTATGGACCTTTTCAAATTAACTATAACACTATTAAGGATAAATGGAATGTTAGTGAATTTTCCAGTATACTTACTTAGGAGGAGTCAAGACTTAAGAAACAAGGGAATCATTCAATTAACCTCATGGGTCAAGGAGCTGGTAAAAGACTTAAAGTGAAGGCCAacaagttcaagaagaagaaagcacCTACTAAAGCTCAACAAGATGCTAACAAGGAACATAAGGCAGATACGTGTCGTTTTTGTAACAAGGAAGGATACTATCAGAAAGATTGCCTGGAACGTAAAGTTTGGTTCGAAAAGAAAGGTACAATTAGTGCTTTTGTATGTTTCGAATCAAATTTAGTAGAAGTTCCTAATAATACTTGGTGGCTTGATTCTAGTGCAACTGCTCATGTATCTACTACATTGTAGAGATTACTTACGATCCAaactacaaatccaaataaggattTCTTATTCATGGGAAATCATATAAAGGCTCCAATTGAAGGCATAGGGACTTATCGTTTGATCATGGAGACTGGACGTCACCTTGATCTATTACAGACTCTTTATGTACCTTCAGTTTCTaggaatttgatttctctttcaagacttgatgtttctgaatttgatttaaagtttggaaatggATGTTTCAATT includes these proteins:
- the LOC107805348 gene encoding uncharacterized protein LOC107805348; amino-acid sequence: MDLNLALLNDKPTTITVSSRADEKSFYKAWERSNRLSLMFMRMNIANNIKSIIPQTESAREYLKFVEKRFRSADKSLVGTLMAELTTMKLDRSRSMQNHIIEMTNIAARLQSLGMKVDDSFLVQFILNSLPPEYGPFQINYNTIKDKWNVSEFSSILT